One genomic window of Stieleria sp. JC731 includes the following:
- the rplS gene encoding 50S ribosomal protein L19 translates to MSQAILEKVEQSSMKENPPKFEIGDTVDVHLRILEGNKERIQVFTGVVIAISGSGSKEMFTVRRIVAGEGVERKFPIHSPRIEKVEVKRSSVVRRAKLYFLRQRVGKAVRLKERRRS, encoded by the coding sequence ATGAGCCAAGCGATCCTAGAAAAAGTCGAACAATCCTCGATGAAGGAAAATCCGCCCAAGTTTGAAATCGGCGATACCGTCGATGTTCACTTGCGGATTCTTGAAGGCAACAAAGAGCGAATCCAAGTTTTCACCGGTGTCGTGATCGCGATTAGCGGTAGCGGATCGAAAGAGATGTTCACCGTTCGACGAATCGTTGCCGGTGAAGGTGTGGAGCGTAAGTTCCCAATCCACAGCCCACGTATCGAGAAAGTCGAAGTGAAACGCAGCAGCGTCGTTCGCCGTGCGAAGCTTTACTTCTTGCGTCAACGTGTTGGTAAGGCTGTCCGTTTGAAAGAACGTCGTCGATCCTAA
- a CDS encoding YraN family protein, with product MSRCQALLDTAQKWLQIRKWMQRIDQWRFGSVDVEGPIGLRGEQTAARLLRKKGLLIIAANESDRAGEIDLIAADKKSRLLIFVEVKTLKTTKPGHPADRVDSNKQRRITQAALRFLKRRGLLGTPCRFDVVAIWWPNPASDPDRIEHYEAAFEAVGDHQMWA from the coding sequence ATGTCCCGATGTCAGGCCTTGCTCGATACCGCTCAGAAATGGTTGCAGATCCGCAAGTGGATGCAACGTATCGATCAGTGGCGTTTCGGATCCGTCGATGTTGAAGGTCCGATCGGGTTGCGTGGCGAGCAAACGGCCGCGCGACTGCTGCGAAAGAAAGGCTTGCTCATCATCGCGGCAAATGAATCTGACCGCGCCGGCGAAATCGATCTGATCGCCGCTGACAAGAAATCACGATTGCTGATCTTTGTCGAAGTTAAAACGCTGAAGACCACGAAACCGGGGCATCCGGCCGATCGGGTCGACTCTAACAAGCAGCGTCGCATCACGCAGGCCGCACTACGATTCTTGAAAAGGCGTGGACTGCTCGGTACGCCCTGTCGGTTTGATGTTGTTGCCATCTGGTGGCCGAATCCCGCCAGCGACCCCGACCGCATCGAGCACTACGAAGCCGCCTTCGAAGCCGTTGGGGATCATCAGATGTGGGCCTAG
- a CDS encoding arylsulfatase — translation MAESHLAFLHSVDMMRLRCLLPLFGLLFFSLVQVSASDAGTKPNVIFILLDDMGWGDFGVLHQNGLTDHKSHRTPLLDQMASEGAQLRAHYCPAPVCAPSRSSLLSGVHQGHTEVRDNQFDKALANNHTLASVMRTAGYQTWLVGKYGLQGGAERKGDDTATPEQWDAYPTKRGFDRFYGYVRHRDGHVHYPAEQWPLGDSESHRSPKQVWFNDDEVSQDLAKCYTTDLFAARGKDWIIDHVKSDSEQPFFLYLAFDTPHAALQLPSVEFPEGYGVNGGLQWLGKPGQMINTATGTVDGYRHPEYTGHGWSDAEERFATMVRRIDNAVGDLLQTLKDLSIDDNTMVVISCDNGPHHESYLQTLDGKRVNYTPQSFQSYGPFDGTKRDVWEGGIRVGTLAWWPGKIPAGSKNDHPSQFQDWMPTFAHAAGVAPPARTDGVSLLPTLTGQGEQRQGQVYIEYFQNGRTPSYGDFEKQKQNQRRHQMQVVFVDGYKGVRVNIQNHKDDFAIYDVKNDPKELNNLAGTSPEFEVLQKRMHDRVLQIRRSNESAKRPYDEEPIPGAAIEPSSQWAYQSFKGKFAYVPDVAGLTADDSGTSAKMDSAATSGAVQYQGSFTADETGWYEATLKCGTKTFARIHDAALIDADFNFEKGETFQTKICLAKGVHPVTVTTLAGDDSSVQLDWKYIGNQK, via the coding sequence ATGGCCGAGTCCCACCTCGCTTTCCTCCATTCGGTTGACATGATGCGTCTACGATGCCTTTTGCCCCTCTTCGGACTCCTGTTCTTTTCGCTGGTTCAAGTGTCGGCAAGTGATGCCGGAACCAAGCCCAACGTGATCTTTATCTTGTTGGACGACATGGGATGGGGCGACTTTGGTGTTCTGCATCAAAATGGTTTGACGGATCACAAAAGTCATCGGACTCCTCTGCTGGATCAGATGGCCAGCGAAGGCGCGCAGTTACGGGCGCACTATTGCCCGGCACCAGTCTGTGCGCCCAGCCGTTCATCGCTATTAAGCGGTGTCCATCAAGGTCACACGGAAGTCCGCGACAATCAGTTCGACAAGGCTTTGGCAAACAACCATACGCTCGCTTCGGTCATGCGAACGGCAGGCTATCAGACATGGCTGGTTGGCAAGTACGGATTGCAGGGTGGTGCCGAGCGCAAGGGTGACGACACGGCAACGCCCGAACAGTGGGATGCCTATCCAACAAAACGTGGTTTCGATCGATTCTATGGCTACGTTCGTCACCGCGATGGCCACGTGCATTACCCCGCCGAACAATGGCCGCTGGGTGATAGCGAAAGCCATCGTTCACCTAAGCAGGTCTGGTTCAACGATGACGAAGTCAGTCAGGATCTTGCCAAGTGCTACACCACCGATTTGTTCGCGGCACGGGGAAAGGACTGGATCATCGACCATGTTAAAAGCGATAGCGAGCAACCGTTTTTTCTTTACCTTGCGTTTGACACGCCACACGCCGCGCTTCAGTTGCCGTCGGTTGAGTTTCCAGAAGGCTACGGAGTGAATGGTGGATTGCAGTGGCTCGGCAAGCCGGGCCAGATGATCAATACCGCGACCGGAACCGTCGACGGATATCGGCATCCTGAGTACACCGGCCATGGCTGGTCCGATGCTGAGGAACGGTTTGCGACCATGGTGCGCCGGATCGATAACGCCGTCGGCGACCTTTTGCAGACACTGAAAGACCTATCCATTGATGACAACACCATGGTCGTGATCAGTTGTGACAATGGCCCGCACCACGAGTCATACCTACAAACGCTGGACGGTAAGCGGGTCAACTACACGCCTCAATCGTTTCAGTCTTATGGGCCATTCGATGGGACGAAGCGTGACGTTTGGGAAGGCGGGATTCGTGTCGGTACCCTGGCGTGGTGGCCCGGTAAAATTCCTGCGGGATCGAAGAACGATCATCCTTCGCAGTTTCAAGACTGGATGCCAACGTTTGCCCATGCGGCCGGTGTCGCCCCGCCGGCCCGGACCGATGGCGTTTCGCTGCTGCCGACTTTGACTGGTCAAGGAGAGCAGCGACAAGGGCAGGTCTATATCGAGTATTTCCAAAACGGACGCACGCCGTCTTATGGGGATTTCGAAAAGCAGAAGCAAAACCAGCGCAGGCACCAAATGCAAGTTGTGTTTGTCGATGGCTACAAGGGCGTTCGTGTGAATATTCAAAACCACAAAGATGACTTCGCGATCTACGATGTGAAGAACGATCCCAAGGAACTGAACAACCTTGCCGGGACGTCACCCGAGTTCGAGGTGCTGCAAAAGCGAATGCACGATCGGGTGTTGCAAATTCGACGTAGCAATGAATCAGCCAAGCGTCCCTATGACGAAGAACCGATTCCGGGTGCGGCTATCGAACCTTCGTCCCAATGGGCTTATCAAAGCTTTAAAGGCAAATTCGCTTACGTTCCCGATGTGGCCGGCTTGACCGCCGATGATTCGGGGACTTCGGCGAAGATGGATTCCGCTGCGACTAGTGGTGCAGTCCAGTATCAGGGCAGCTTTACGGCTGATGAGACTGGCTGGTATGAAGCAACGTTGAAGTGTGGCACCAAGACCTTTGCAAGGATTCATGATGCCGCTCTAATCGACGCGGACTTTAACTTTGAAAAAGGTGAGACTTTTCAAACCAAGATTTGCTTGGCCAAGGGCGTTCATCCGGTCACCGTCACCACGTTGGCTGGCGATGATTCAAGTGTTCAGCTCGATTGGAAGTACATCGGAAATCAAAAGTAA
- a CDS encoding ECF-type sigma factor: protein MTAADEITAWIDGIRDGDSFAAQALWSAYFEKLTRVAARQLAGARTAARDGEDIALSAIKSFCLAAEQGRFEKLIDRESLWPLLVSIAAHKSVDAMRHENSKKRGGTGTAGDADLHGGRLNAELSADQFLSRGPSPEMAAELSEQFQLLLTRLDQSGDPMLRPIAVGKFSGQSTTEIASQLDCARRTIERKMTLIRRLLAEQMDVSSDSKGGV, encoded by the coding sequence ATGACAGCCGCTGACGAGATCACCGCATGGATCGATGGCATACGTGACGGAGATTCTTTTGCGGCACAAGCATTGTGGTCGGCTTACTTTGAAAAGTTGACCCGCGTGGCGGCAAGGCAGTTGGCCGGTGCACGAACTGCCGCTCGCGATGGTGAAGACATCGCGTTAAGTGCGATCAAAAGTTTTTGCCTTGCTGCAGAGCAGGGGCGATTTGAAAAACTGATTGACCGCGAAAGTCTTTGGCCATTGCTGGTTTCCATCGCGGCCCACAAGTCAGTCGACGCGATGCGTCATGAAAATAGCAAGAAACGCGGTGGGACCGGGACCGCGGGCGATGCCGATCTTCACGGCGGACGCCTGAACGCGGAATTGTCGGCCGATCAGTTCCTAAGCCGTGGCCCTTCGCCAGAGATGGCGGCAGAGTTATCCGAGCAGTTCCAGTTGTTGTTGACCCGTTTGGATCAAAGTGGTGATCCGATGCTGCGTCCGATCGCTGTCGGCAAATTTTCTGGTCAATCGACCACCGAGATCGCTTCTCAGTTGGATTGTGCCAGACGCACAATCGAACGCAAGATGACATTGATTCGGAGATTGTTGGCCGAACAAATGGATGTCAGTTCGGATTCTAAGGGTGGCGTATGA
- a CDS encoding protein kinase domain-containing protein, producing the protein MSNLTTEQLLLINRRCDDCEAALRGWQKEGALPDERPCAESYLNDLPTELRSAAIEQLIGLEVQYRIEAGQTVLVSELTGRFPEVPDKIFIHLLQESLSGATRLADEIATKAPEVSTDDPHAIDIIETIGQYELIGKLGGGGMGVVYQAIHRSMNRDVAIKVMRGDLIDRPELKKRFDREVMAVAKLSHPNIVTAYDAGEINGRPFLVTELVDGMDLNRFIKQHGPMAWQVAIGAIIDAAEGLKYAHGQHIIHRDIKPGNLLLNHEGHVKILDLGLARLSQKPDSNADTDATAQLTHTGAVVGTAAFMAPEQARNTREADERSDIYSLGCVLFYLLTGKPPYRGDSIVDTILLHATAPIPALMVPGGVPSRLAELVQEMMAKSPADRPRSMAFVIERLSALQLDDPLESVVSKDDASGATTMVHADPPTIYGRLRAASGVLLGIATFVIAAGLFSWLKPPKTINRSVRFSGDGYIEVPMPAGPPDQVTLEMIVRLDDPSLCNPLCWLGGNWTTLFFNGQWGIARFQDGQSLLSVASDSVEIPEVDTTADAPTKGTTGRWQHVAGTWDGATLRIFIDGQPVAQQTMDFELQATTPGLFIGGVDPSRLWRPHDQRFFTGLIDAVRISDRVLYESDESFAPPTTLNNQPGVVGLFTFDDVSDDGQFHDKSGSGLVGIGFNAEQVVSPE; encoded by the coding sequence ATGAGCAATTTGACAACGGAGCAACTGTTGCTGATCAATCGACGATGTGATGATTGTGAAGCCGCATTGCGAGGCTGGCAAAAAGAAGGGGCTCTGCCGGACGAACGCCCCTGTGCCGAAAGCTACCTAAACGATCTGCCAACGGAATTGCGAAGTGCTGCGATCGAGCAGTTGATAGGGCTGGAGGTCCAGTATCGTATTGAGGCCGGGCAGACAGTCTTGGTCTCTGAATTGACTGGACGCTTCCCCGAAGTTCCCGACAAGATCTTTATTCATCTGCTGCAGGAAAGTCTTTCCGGAGCGACTCGTCTGGCCGACGAAATTGCTACGAAGGCTCCGGAGGTTAGTACCGATGATCCGCACGCGATTGACATCATCGAAACCATCGGCCAGTACGAGTTGATCGGAAAACTTGGTGGGGGCGGGATGGGCGTTGTCTATCAAGCCATTCACCGTTCGATGAATCGTGATGTGGCGATCAAAGTGATGCGTGGCGACTTGATCGATCGACCAGAACTGAAGAAGCGTTTCGACCGTGAAGTGATGGCTGTCGCAAAGCTTTCGCATCCGAATATTGTCACGGCCTACGACGCCGGTGAAATTAACGGACGGCCGTTTTTAGTCACGGAACTGGTCGACGGAATGGACTTGAATCGGTTCATCAAGCAGCACGGACCGATGGCCTGGCAGGTGGCGATCGGTGCGATCATCGATGCGGCAGAGGGATTGAAATATGCCCATGGCCAGCACATTATCCATCGCGATATCAAGCCAGGGAATTTGCTGCTGAACCACGAAGGGCATGTCAAAATCTTGGATCTCGGTTTAGCGAGACTATCGCAAAAACCGGACAGCAATGCCGATACCGATGCGACCGCCCAGTTGACCCATACGGGGGCTGTCGTTGGGACTGCCGCTTTCATGGCACCGGAGCAAGCGAGAAATACTCGGGAGGCTGACGAACGCAGCGACATCTATTCATTGGGTTGCGTGCTGTTCTATTTGTTGACGGGCAAGCCTCCTTATCGTGGAGATTCGATTGTTGATACGATTTTGCTTCATGCGACCGCGCCGATTCCGGCTTTGATGGTTCCCGGTGGCGTACCAAGTCGGCTCGCTGAACTGGTTCAGGAGATGATGGCAAAGTCGCCTGCGGATCGCCCTCGATCGATGGCGTTTGTGATTGAGCGTCTGTCAGCGCTGCAACTGGATGATCCCTTGGAGTCGGTGGTTTCCAAGGACGACGCTTCTGGGGCAACGACCATGGTGCATGCGGATCCGCCAACCATTTATGGCAGACTGCGTGCGGCAAGCGGGGTGCTATTGGGGATCGCTACCTTTGTCATCGCGGCGGGACTGTTTTCTTGGCTGAAGCCTCCAAAGACAATCAATCGATCGGTCCGATTCAGTGGAGACGGATATATCGAAGTGCCAATGCCAGCGGGACCTCCTGATCAGGTCACTTTGGAGATGATCGTGAGGTTGGACGATCCCTCGCTTTGCAATCCGCTCTGCTGGCTTGGGGGCAATTGGACGACGCTGTTTTTCAACGGTCAGTGGGGGATCGCACGGTTTCAAGACGGGCAGTCGCTGTTGTCTGTCGCCAGCGATTCTGTGGAGATCCCAGAAGTAGACACAACGGCTGACGCACCGACTAAAGGAACGACGGGGCGTTGGCAACATGTTGCGGGAACATGGGATGGCGCAACCCTGCGAATCTTCATCGATGGTCAGCCCGTGGCGCAGCAAACGATGGATTTCGAGCTGCAGGCAACTACACCGGGGCTGTTTATTGGTGGGGTGGATCCCAGTCGACTGTGGCGGCCGCACGATCAGCGATTCTTTACCGGTTTGATCGATGCGGTTCGTATTTCGGATCGAGTTCTCTATGAAAGCGATGAATCGTTTGCACCGCCGACAACGCTGAACAATCAGCCTGGGGTGGTCGGATTATTCACCTTCGACGATGTTTCAGATGACGGGCAATTTCATGACAAGTCTGGCAGCGGACTGGTCGGCATCGGTTTCAACGCTGAACAGGTCGTCAGTCCCGAGTGA
- a CDS encoding RNA polymerase sigma factor: protein MADRQTSDRQGWVRELVRQHQSPLIRYARSIVKDEHAARDVVQETFLTLCKQAPGDLVGHEVAWLFRVCHNNALNRLRKERRMSHDSDQMSEIEVSDRASDAVEAAQDNAAVMRLIDGLPDNQQKVIRLRFHSGLAYREISEATGLTVTNVGYLLHTALGKLRQQMQQLDA, encoded by the coding sequence ATGGCAGACAGACAAACGAGCGATCGACAGGGCTGGGTCAGGGAATTGGTGCGACAGCACCAGTCTCCGCTGATCCGTTATGCGCGCTCAATCGTCAAGGATGAGCATGCCGCCCGGGATGTGGTTCAGGAAACCTTCCTGACATTGTGCAAGCAAGCGCCCGGCGATCTGGTAGGTCACGAAGTCGCATGGTTATTCCGCGTGTGTCACAACAACGCTTTGAATCGTTTGCGAAAGGAGCGGCGGATGTCACACGACAGCGACCAGATGAGCGAGATCGAAGTTTCCGATCGAGCCTCCGATGCGGTAGAAGCCGCCCAAGACAACGCAGCGGTCATGCGATTGATCGATGGGCTTCCGGACAACCAGCAAAAGGTCATTCGATTGCGGTTTCATAGCGGTTTGGCTTACCGCGAAATCAGTGAAGCGACAGGGCTGACAGTCACCAACGTTGGCTACCTGCTGCACACCGCACTGGGAAAGCTGCGGCAACAAATGCAGCAACTTGATGCGTGA